Genomic DNA from Bacillota bacterium:
ATTATTGAGCTTAAGGACGGCTCACTCATGATGTGGAGCAGGACGGACCTCGGCTCGCAGTATGTTTCCTATTCCTGCGACGGGGGGCTTACCTGGAGCAGGCCCGGGCCTTCCAGTCTCGTGTCCCCTCTTTCGCCCGCGAGCATAAAGAGGATCCCCTCAACCGGAGACCTTCTTTGCATATACAACGACCATTCGGGCCGTTTTTCATACATAACTGGAAAGAGAACACCTCTTGTAGCGGCCATATCCTCTAATGAGGGAAGGAGCTGGAGGAACCACAAGCTCATAGAAAGCGACCCCGATGGCTGTTATTGCTATACCCTCATTGCCTTCGTGGACGATACCATTCTCCTGGGCTACTGTGCAGGCGATACCAGGGTCGGTGGCCTCAATCGCCTTCGGGTGGTCCGGGTCGGGCTTGGCTGGTTTTATCGGGAGGATTGATGCGACAGGAGACCTCCATTAAGAAGGGGAAGTAAGGTCTTTGGTTGAATAATTACCATTTGAGTCAGAAGCGTTTTCCGGGGGAGGCTGTAGCGAAATGAAGATCGATGCCATCTGGTTTCTCGGTCCGAGGTGTGTTGGCGTCCGGCAGGTGGAGGTGGGAGCGCCGGGGCCTTTTGAGGTACAGGTAGAGGTAAAGGCCTGCGGAATATGCATGGGGGATATCTTTACTTTCTCAGGCAAGGAAGAGAGATCCTATCCTTTTATAGCGGGGCATGAAGGGGTCGGCGTCATAACGGAGGTTGGGAGTGAGGTCCGCGGTTTTGCCTGTGGGGATAAGGTAGCCCTATCTGAGGGAGGGTAATTTGTCCGACTTATGAACCTACCTGCCACAAGGATATACAGGCTCCCTGATGATGTGGCCAAGTGGCATGAGTGGATGGTTGAGCCCGTGGCCTGTGTGGGTGTGGTGAATGGCTTGAATTTTGCGCGTGCCCTGGCGGGGGATTATGTGGCTCTGGTGGGGTGCGGGTTTATGGGTCTCCTTCTTGCCAGGGCTTGGCGAGAACCATGGCATCAGAGGTA
This window encodes:
- a CDS encoding alcohol dehydrogenase catalytic domain-containing protein, whose protein sequence is MKIDAIWFLGPRCVGVRQVEVGAPGPFEVQVEVKACGICMGDIFTFSGKEERSYPFIAGHEGVGVITEVGSEVRGFACGDKVALSEGG